The following proteins come from a genomic window of Diorhabda sublineata isolate icDioSubl1.1 chromosome 7, icDioSubl1.1, whole genome shotgun sequence:
- the LOC130446294 gene encoding syntaxin-18 produces the protein MDITPLFKASIKTVRTTNKSLGIKDQKSNILKNHKDVHITTAKDIVKKIAQLEQFLLDNKAAYLNVINYLSTNKTMTEIDRQQVDTMAEEIINNCCALINDYKKEISSIPKTNQREEHYQNVIESLERYLKNVSKIYTEAKAVRVKRVIETHKLSKLEMKPTYKKKENDDLTQKINSDIHNDELKIKKELRVPSVPVDYDNQLSAEEMQMFETENELLYNELNSLSDEVKQIESKVVHIAELQELFTEKVLQQQSDIERIATTVVGSTENMKEANEQIRQAIQRNAGLRVYVLFFLLVMSFSLLFLDWYND, from the exons ATGGATATTACACCATTATTTAAAGCATCAATTAAGACAGTACGTACTACGAATAAATCTCTTGGCATCAAAGAtcaaaaatctaatattttaaaaaatcataaagatGTTCACATTACAACTGCAAAAGATATAGTTAAAAAGATAGCACAATTGGAACAGTTTCTATTAGACAATAAAGCAGCATATTTAAacgttataaattatttatccacAAATAAAACTATGACCGAAATAGACAGGCAGCAAGTAGATACCATGGctgaagaaataataaataattgctGTGCattaataaatgattataaaaagGAAATAAGTTCTATACCAAAAACTAATCAAAGGGAAGAACATTACCAAAACGTTATAGAGAGTTTagaaagatatttaaaaaatgtttctaaaatttaCACAGAAGCAAAAGCAGTAAGAGTTAAAAGAGTTATAGAAACGCACAAGTTATCAAAATTAGAAATGAAACCAacctataaaaaaaaagaaaatgacgatttgacacaaaaaattaattcggaCATTCACAATGATgaacttaaaattaaaaaggAATTGAGAGTTCCAAGTGTACCTGTTGATTATGACAATCAACTGTCTGCAGAAGAAATGCAAATGTTTGAAACAGAAAACGAGCTTCTTTATAATGAACTTAATAGCCTTTCag ACGAAGTTAAACAAATAGAAAGTAAAGTTGTCCATATAGCCGAATTACAAGAATTGTTTACTGAAAAAGTTTTACAACAACAGTCAGACATTGAAAGGATAGCAACAACTGTTGTAGGTTCaactgaaaatatgaaagaagcCAATGAACAAATCCGCCAGGCTATACAGAGAAATGCTGGTCTTAGGGTATATgtattattctttttgttaGTAATGTccttttcattattatttttggattgGTATAATGACTAG